CTGCGGCTAACGCCAAATTACGCCGTTATTTACAAGTATTTTCTTCTTACCGGAAACGACGGATAATATCAGCACGCGGAATCACACGGGATTCATTGAACGGTAAATACGAATGTttacatcaatttatttaatttactaaatgaaTATTGTTATTGAGATTTCTTCTTCAATAATATAGAcggttgattttgattttacaaacaatttcaATGATATAACTCATAGATCGTTATATTTTGAGTGACATATGTATACTTGtatgtttatactttattgcacaaaacACAAAGACAAGATCATACCAGGGTAACAGAAAATTAAGGCAGTCTGCTCCCTCATAGCGTTCTCTCACAGACAATATTTAGTAAAAGAAGTTTAGTATACGATTTACTcgaaatataagtaaattcCAGCATCTCAAATCGACAGAATCATACCCTTATGATaacttttcttaaaatataatattctagtatattttttttataatatataatgtttttaaattaattcttatatcaTTCTATTCTCttctcttataataaatatcctgGACATTGACGTAgggcattataaataaaaataaaacatttattcatctctaattttatgttatatattagtgtattaaattaattgcttcTCCAATAGTCAGCTAGCCTTaggatttaaaataagaaataaaactgaaacagaaaaaatatatattcataatttatcctTAATAGctgtttcatattaaaacattataaatgaaatgaaattatttaatacttattcattttttatttttatcaaatgataATTAAACTTACTTTAGGATCTTGGGAGTAAGAACATTTGTGGACATCGAATGCTCTCTGACATTTATCTTTATCAGGCGTAtctaaataaaagaaatcattattttatattaatatcctGTTTATAATTTACCAAGCAAAATCTATGATGACTTTCCACCTAGTGGACCTTTTGCATCATTgcctatcaaataaaaataaaaaaaaaaaaacaataacacatAATTCTTtagtagttgttttttttatagtccGATATAAGACGCACGTAGTTTCCCTTCACTggaatcaaaaataattataaacacaaattaatcaaatgaaaattcagtggttcttacGGGGGTTTGAGCTCACAATCTTCGACTAAGATACACGTGTTAAACCACTAGGCTATCGTATCTTAGCATTTATTTGAAGGGAGACGTTGAATCCCTATCATCTTCGACTGCATCCAATCGAACCGTTTAATGTGTTAATGTGCTTACCACaccaagataaataaatatatgtagttacGACGTTTTCAAAATGTCGCGCTATAAATggactaaaacatatttttaacttatcgCAGGCAAAGGTGCGTGGGGTAATgccagtaatataatataaaaatatatattttttatacaatcatactttttttttttaatttgagagAGACTAATTAAACTCACCGAGACCTTTACAGGCATTTATCATTTTCTCGACTCGATCCGTGTACTTATCAGGGATTAAACTGACCATCATGTCATAATCAACGTTACCATCGTCGTCGACCTAAGAATGAAAGCGatcgaaatgaaaataatattaatataattaaaaaatatagtgtcAGTCTAATAAAACCGTAATGCTATgaataaatgaacaaaaaagGATAAGTAATAACTTACAAGACTCCCTTCCTCCAGTAAGCAGAACATGTAGCACTTCAATTTGACGTCTTCCTTAAATATGCCGTTTTCGCAATTCGCTATGTCCTCTGGGgccaagtaaaaataaagactttcgaaacatacatatattgcatttatattCTCTGATTACGATAAAAGTTAAACATAGATGCACACTGTTATAACatttacacatacatacacacaaacacGTCCACACTCGTATATTAAGTGGATCTTTTTTCCTAAGTTAAGAACTTTTATTTTTCACCACAACcactatttttagtaaaaacaataatatttaagtagtataaatataaactttacagttgtttattaaaaaaaatatataatttgtatgtgaaataaatatgataagcTTTGACGATGGCCCAACGAAAATACGCTATATGCAAGCGCCTTTGGGTGGGTTGGTGACTTTCTAGTTATACTACCGCTAAAAAGATTTGAAGGTCGATTGACTAAGTgttaatacaggcacaaggacataacatcttagaaccTATGGTTGGCGGTGAATCTAAAGTCTATGGGCGAAGGAGATCGACCTTAGCATAAAATGTATGAACTCTATGGTTGAAGATAAAggtataatctatactaatattcgacgacctccgtggtcgagtagtgtgtacaccggttttcatgggtacgccactccgaggtcccgggttcaattctcggccgagtcgatgtagaaaaagttcattagttttctatattgtcttgggtctgggtgtatgtggtaccgtcgttacttctgattttccataacacaagtgctttttacctacttacattgggatcagagtaatgtatatgatgttcaatatttaatattaggaaTGCGAAAGTATGTTATATGTCCACGCATACACCGCtcaaccgatttagatgaaatttggtatggaggtAGATTTAGTCCCAGGGTAAAGGGTAGTCATATGTACTGTTACAACCCTCGAGGGGATAAAATGGTGGAGACAGTTTGTGTACTACAAGTAAAGTTtctttatctaaaatataaattgaaaatttcataACACTATTTTCTCGTCGTttacttcaattaaaaaatatataatgttttttaattagcttaaaatttatagttatttctggtacaccttaaaaatcattcaaataaagtggtaaaatatttataaaaattagatgCCAGTtctgttattatatatgacgatgtgaaaaGCTTAGTTACGAATATATCACGTCATATACAAGCGAATCAAGAACAAAGTTAACGGAAATAACGTTTTCTTTCACTCACCCTCCGCCACCCCGGTCTTGCCGACGCACTCGTTATGAACATGttgtattatttctttgatttccTCACTAAGTTcctaaaaatacaatttgtttacGTGAAATCATTTTTCAATCGCTTTTCCGGATCTCTATtggttacaaaaatatttcaaagacaaACAAGGGATTTGTTATTGAGACGATAACAAGCTTCATATTGATGTAAATTTAATCTGTTATATCGTAGAATTGGAATATTTCAAAGgcaaaacgtttttaaatatttgtcataaagTTATATCTGTGTATGCAATTAGGAAACTATGAATTGTTTGTTGGGTATCACTTACAACACTTAAAAATACTGGgctgattttaatgaaacattttttttaaaaccctacaataggctattttataatgcgaaaaataatgtgtcaattattgtaatcagtaggtatatattatgagtttaaaaatggttatttattaacgaaagttgaaaacaataatttatttattcaaaaatccataaataaaaatgcatttttttaaacgtttgtcacgtgacacaaaacgctcctgattggtagggcttatgatgacgtcacttgcttgttaacctcgtttgcctactgtatgtggattatatgtgccacagattacaatacagcaagtcacgtcaccgaccccattgcagcgccatattgtcaaagtagcgttttcgcgcgctatttaaatattgaatttttaatttgatatttttcagcaaatatgttctagaattaaaaaacacaacttttacttccttaacctctactaaataatataaaatggattttaaaaactagtcaaatagcctattagtCATACAAACTGATATCGCTATAAAAATAGGAGCCgatctaataataatagaacCACTTATGCAAAGTCCTCGACGGATTTGTAATGAGGACtccttaataaacttaaatatacataaatattttttatagcatggTTAGTCGGACGgacaaatggtccacctgatggtaagtgattgTTGaacacctaccatcaggtggcctcgAAAGTCTacacatattaaccattccttagatcggtTGCACATGCACCGCCAACCAAGgataggaactaagatgttatgtcccttgagcctgtagttaaactggctcacttactcttcaaaccagaacaaaaacaaaattaagtattactgtGTGGCGGTTGAATCTGTGATGTATGGGTTGTTCCTACCCAGATGGGCCCTGTCTCGTCGGTATATGCCGCTGTAATTGTGGCGCGAAGTGGACTTAGATTACGTACGAATATACAAcgttcttaaatttaaaatgtataaaacaatacaCAACTGTCCGTATCCATACAAGTATATTTAGGTTATTTATGTGGTTGGAGAGAAATTCAGCTTGATGCTCaagagaaagaaaataaattataatacgagATTATAAATCATAACTTTGAGTAGCaattttaaggaaaataatattcaaatcaaGGCGACGGAATCATTAccgaaattacattttattacgtaggttttttttctacttttatatacttttaattagatagttatttaaattttattaaaatagttttcaaattaggttaagatgttgattgttttctttttatgcatgctgtgttcttctttaagtaattgtgacacttagaatataattttactttgttatattatattattataatcagtgtacacattgttgaagaaccaaataaaataaaaaataaaaaataaattgatatattatatatagttgcatgcttcgaatattttttaagctcttatttccaatttttttatagataacataACTAACTAGCAGAGGAAAAAAGATACTgaaatattttgcttatttgtgtatagatataaaaacgattttcaTTAAGAAACTTTTTTATCGGTAAAGTCTTATAAAAAGTACTAATCCacgttataatacatacattacatacattaacagcctgtaaatttcctactgctgggctaaggcctcctcttgaggagaaggtttggagcatattccactacgctgctccaatgcgggttggtggatacacatgtggcagaatttcgttgaaattagacacatgcaggtttgctcacgatgttttccttcaccgccgagcacgagatgaattataaacacaaattacatgaaaattcagcggtgcttgcctggatttgaacccgcaatcatcggttaagatgaacgcgtttTAACCACGGGCCCTCTCGGCTCCATTATaataacacacacacaaatacattttatacatagtaTGTgcaatgcatatattttttataataatcctcagttttatcatttacatatatttatttgaatttgttacgcatatacgagtacataaaccaataaacttatatttacgcATTTTTACTTAATGTAGTGTCATTATACAGTCCCTTAGTATATTTGTTCTACATAAGATCCCTTTGTGAACTCAGCGAGGCAAAGAAGTcactacaatattaaaaatgacataacattctcaaagaaaattattaagctGAGATTCCACAGGGACCAACCCTATGCACGTCAACTTGTATGATAacgttaaatattcatttagacAACTAAGGATCGTTTCCactatattttcaaacataatgtatcgtaaaaacaaatatagtaaCATATTCTATAGGTTAATTCACATATTTCTTTGAATACAtgcttatttttgtttgtattatatgAGTGGTCACGCATCGCTCATTTGATTGGCTTTGTACATTTATTGTTGTAACTTGcataagcgtttctgcatagtACAATCACTGTACAGAAGATGGCGCGCGATTCGTACCGGATAATTGCTTACAAAAAAACTGAAGacgatttaaaacgcagggcaGATATTAGATAGTAGTTTGTATGCGTTTtaagaacaattttattatttaaacataccacctttaaataataattaaggtgGTAGGGGCTGTGGTCTAGTCTTATACAAGATGACCGAGATCTCATTTAATTCCAAACAATAACACAACGATTCAAATGTGCGTGTataagccttcttgaataaagaatattttgaatttggttTAGGCTTCTGGCTAGCTACTAACCTAACCAAAAACCTAAACCAAATTCAACAGATAtccaatttaaataatgagtttttaatgtttacagATATTCCCAATAACAGACCTGTGTAAGGAAGTTGATACTAGTACATTTATatacctcggaaagcacgtaaatctAAGTTTCCTGCGTCTGTTCTCTCTCCAGTCGAGTCGGAATTCCGTTCCACCGGACTATGAACGTGCATCTGTATACGCAACTCTGAGAATCTTATCTCTGAGGTTGATCGCCGTGgcgaaaaacatatttaagtgatcattaatatttttgactagttacatttttttgcgcAAAGTATAAGTCTCAGGATACACAATGATCCACTGTTTGTTGAAGGCATAATGACGATTATTTGCCATAATCCAATGTGATCTCTAGCTTACTATTCAATGCAGGAATTTGCGGTCTACTCGCGGCCCCGGTGCGGCTGCAATGcggttttatatataacctaATACTGCGGTCCAGTGCCGGTGCGACGGCGGCACCATGTAAACGGTTCCTCATTGTAAATGTACCACacagataaacaaaaatttgatgttacaaataaaaataataatgaaataaataaatactaaatagttcATATTCATAACATGGATACATACCATTTTTATCACTGGTGGTCGAGACTTGTTACCATTCTGTTGTCCTACGGGTACATTTCAATTcaaaggcacaagagacatcttatagtatttatatttattgcagtGGTAGACAACACACTTATCATATAAAGTATGCCTAGCTCGACTGActccataattattatttttaaattatgaataaattgaaaagtaatGGATGAAAGTTGTAAAGGAGTCTTTTTCGTATCAGCATAACATATTCGCAGACGACGCGAGACGTTGAGCAATAGTGTCGCGTGCATTCCCGCACCGTCACTCATCCATCAACTCCGATCTTCTCTACGTTTCATAAACTACAAGACACGTCACAGATAGTGAAAAATTGACTTTGTGAAACTACTCCGGAATACTCAGGGGACGCTTCGCAAGTATCATCTGTCTCTTGCaattactaaaaatgttttcgttcTAATTTCCGAATTACGAGTCATCGTCCTTGTAATATTCATTGTCCAGAATTTAAGAAATTTGTaccacttttttaaataaagtttggtagcaaataatttaattttagtattacttATTTCTGaatgcataaataataataaaagttttaattatctattatatttagttaaataaaacttagtatatacaaattttattagaattttcgTAATGTTAAACTTACCGGTTTGTCCTTTTCTCCGTGTCCAAACGTTATGAGAAGGATGACAAGCAGCGCCGGTAGCATGGCGTTTCGCTGTCTTTGCTCCAAAGATAGACTAACGGCTAGTCGTTTTTATACTGAATAAGATCGCCTTTCTAGACTTAAATTATAACGTGTAAAGCTGTAGTTATCTAGTCACTAATTAGCACGATACcagcattaaatttttattgaaaggTGTAATCTAAAGGCGTGAATTTTAGCTTTATGAATGAATAAGCAAGTAACTTTGCGATGCATAACTTGGAGTTAAAAATCTATGgtgatttattatgaatataattatttctatactcTCATCAtcagcttaaaataaataatagtagaaAAAA
The nucleotide sequence above comes from Vanessa tameamea isolate UH-Manoa-2023 chromosome 2, ilVanTame1 primary haplotype, whole genome shotgun sequence. Encoded proteins:
- the LOC113398228 gene encoding pheromone-binding protein-related protein 6, producing the protein MLPALLVILLITFGHGEKDKPELSEEIKEIIQHVHNECVGKTGVAEEDIANCENGIFKEDVKLKCYMFCLLEEGSLVDDDGNVDYDMMVSLIPDKYTDRVEKMINACKGLDTPDKDKCQRAFDVHKCSYSQDPKFYFLF